One Glycine max cultivar Williams 82 chromosome 4, Glycine_max_v4.0, whole genome shotgun sequence DNA segment encodes these proteins:
- the LOC100779918 gene encoding uncharacterized protein, translating into MRFSFRNTIWMLLFLLPHLPNSISIPISRLCIPISVMSKHVPCVTHLDGGAILNLPLFCLGGVVLFPGATLPLRVIEPHLVAAVERALTQDDIPCTIGVIRIHRDTATRRTKSASIGTTAEIRQFGRLGDGSLNVVTRGQQRFRLRRSWTDVEGVPYGEIQVIEEDLPLRIPRDAFGKSAPLSNMPCSQGVSHNLSPKYSHVNMQRSKNEENDSEPNSEESFESELSLMERKIHLSVVGSSYVHDTMDESANDNDVKFMHNSDQEIRSNLDSRTGKCSTSGKQSSKEELSRCKNICAYPSYKISKAFWPHWAYQMFDSYSLAQRAADMWKRIVGMPDMDSLIKKPDILSFHIASKIPVSESTRQELLDIDGIAYRLRREIELLESIDLIRCKSCETIIAKRSDMLVMSSEGPLSAYVNPGGYVHEIMTLYKANGLALVGSAATDYSWFPGYAWTIATCATCKTQMGWLFTARNKQLKPSYFWGIRSCQLAEEIRQNL; encoded by the exons ATGCGCTTTTCCTTTCGCAATACCATTTGGATGCTTCTCTTCCTCCTCCCTCATCTGCCGAATTCAATTTCGATACCTATATCGCGCCTTTGCATACCTATCTCGGTG ATGTCGAAGCATGTTCCATGTGTGACGCATCTGGACGGTGGCGCCATATTGAACCTTCCCCTCTTTTGTCTCGGAG GAGTTGTACTTTTTCCTGGGGCTACTCTTCCCCTTAGAGTTATTGAACCTCATTTGGTGGCTGCTGTTGAGAGAGCTTTAACTCAAGATGATATTCCTTGTACCATTGGTGTG ATTCGAATTCACAGGGATACTGCAACTCGGAGGACGAAATCAGCTAGCATTGGGACAACTGCAGAG ATTCGACAATTTGGGCGCCTGGGGGATGGTTCTCTGAATGTGGTTACCCGTGGACAACAACGATTTCGCCTAAGACGGTCCTGGACTGATGTGGAAGGAGTG CCTTATGGAGAGATTCAAGTTATTGAGGAAGATCTGCCACTCAGAATTCCAAGGGATGCTTTTGGCAAATCAGCACCATTGAGTAATATGCCCTGTAGCCAAGGTGTCTCACATAATTTGTCTCCAAAGTATTCCCATGTTAACATGCAAAGGTCAAAAAATGAGGAAAATGATTCAGAACCAAATTcagaagagagttttgagagtgAGCTCTCACTGATGGAAAGGAAAATCCATCTATCAGTTGTTGGCTCCAGTTATGTGCATGATACTATGGATGAATCAGCAAATGATAATGATGTTAAATTTATGCATAACTCAGATCAGGAAATTAGATCCAATTTGGATTCAAGAACTGGGAAATGTTCCACTTCTGGAAAGCAGTCATCAAAAGAAGAGCTTAGTAGATGTAAAAATATCTGTGCCTACCCGTCTTATAAGATTTCCAAAGCATTCTGGCCCCACTGGGCGTATCAGATGTTTGACTCTTATTCGCTTGCACAAAGGGCTGCAG ATATGTGGAAGCGAATAGTTGGGATGCCTGACATGGATAGTCTCATTAAGAAGCCtgatattttatcatttcaCATAGCCAGTAAAATACCTGTGTCTGAGTCTACAAGGCAGGAGCTTTTGGATATTGATGGCATTGCATATAGGCTGCGCAGGGAAATTGAATTACTAGAGAGCATTGATCTTATCCGGTGTAAAAGCTGCGAG ACTATAATTGCAAAAAGAAGTGATATGTTGGTGATGTCAAGTGAGGGTCCTCTTAGTGCATATGTGAATCCAGGTGGTTATGTGCATGAGATAATGACTCTTTACAAGGCAAATGGTTTAGCTCTCGTTGGATCAGCAGCAACAGATTACAGTTGGTTTCCTGG GTATGCATGGACAATCGCAACTTGTGCAACATGTAAAACACAAATGGGATGGCTTTTTACAGCCAGGAACAAACAACTGAAACCCAGCTATTTCTGGGGGATTCGGAGCTGTCAACTTGCAGAGGAAATACGCCAAAACCTTTAG
- the LOC100818219 gene encoding NADP-dependent malic enzyme isoform X3, which produces MSSTSLKEMRNGGEDYSNGHGGGVRDLYGEDCATEDQLITPWTFSVASGCSLLRDPRYNKGLAFTEGERDAHYLRGLLPPAVFNQELQEKRLMHNLRQYEVPLHRYMAMMDLQERNERLFYKLLIDNVEELLPVVYTPTVGEACQKYGSIFRRPQGLYISLKEKGKILEVLKNWPEKSIQVIVVTDGERILGLGDLGCQGMGIPVGKLSLYTALGGVRPSSCLPITIDVGTNNEKLLNDEFYIGLKQKRAAGQEYAELLEEFMRAVKQNYGEKVLVQFEDFANHNAFDLLEKYSSSHLVFNDDIQGTASVVLAGLLASLKLVGGTLADHTFLFLGAGEAGTGIAELIALEISKQTKAPVEKTRKKIWLVDSKGLIVSSRLESLQHFKKPWAHEHEPVKTLLDAVKAIKPTVLIGSSGAGKTFTKEVVETMASLNEKPLILALSNPTSQSECTAEEAYTWSKGKAIFASGSPFDPVEYEGKVFVPGQANNAYIFPGFGLGLIISGAIRVRDEMLLAASEALAAQVSQENYDKGLIYPPFSNIRKISAHIAAKVATKAYDLGLASHLPRPKDLVKYAESCMYSPGYRSYR; this is translated from the exons ATGTCGAGCACTTCGTTGAAGGAGATGAGGAACGGTGGTGAGGATTATAGCAATGGTCATGGTGGTGGTGTAAGGGACTTGTATGGAGAGGATTGTGCCACAGAGGACCAGCTTATCACCCCATGGACTTTCTCTGTGGCCAG TGGATGCAGTTTGCTGAGAGATCCACGCTACAACAAAGGACTGGCCTTTACTGAGGGAGAGAGAGATGCCCATTACTTGCGTGGCCTTTTGCCTCCAGCTGTCTTCAATCAAGAACTTCAG GAAAAGAGGTTGATGCACAATCTTCGCCAGTATGAGGTTCCTCTACATAGGTACATGGCCATGATGGATCTTCAG GAGAGGAATGAAAGGCTGTTTTACAAGCTTCTGATCGATAATGTTGAGGAACTGCTTCCTGTTGTTTACACTCCAACTGTTGGAGAAGCATGCCAGAAATACGGAAGTATTTTTAGGCGTCCTCAGGGTCTATATATCAGTTTGAAGGAGAA AGGCAAGATCCTTGAAGTACTGAAAAACTGGCCAGAAAAGAGTATTCAAGTTATTGTTGTGACTGATGGTGAGCGTATATTAGGACTTGGAGATCTTGGTTGCCAG ggTATGGGAATTCCTGTTGGGAAACTTTCTCTCTATACGGCTTTAGGAGGTGTCCGCCCTTCATCT TGCTTGCCAATAACCATTGATGTTGGCACAAACAATGAGAAGTTGCTGAATGATGAGTTTTACATTGGACTTAAACAAAAGCGGGCAGCTGGGCAG GAATATGCGGAGCTTCTAGAGGAGTTCATGCGCGCAGTTAAGCAGAATTATGGGGAGAAAGTTCTCGTACAG TTTGAGGATTTTGCCAATCATAATGCATTTGATCTGCTGGAAAAATACAGCTCATCTCATCTTGTTTTCAACGATGATATACAG GGTACAGCATCTGTGGTATTAGCAGGATTGCTTGCATCCCTGAAATTAGTTGGGGGGACCTTAGCTGACCATACCTTCTTATTCCTGGGTGCTGGAGAG GCTGGAACTGGTATAGCTGAGCTGATAGCTCTTGAGATTTCAAAGCAG ACTAAAGCTCCAGTGGAAAAGACCCGCAAGAAGATATGGCTCGTGGACTCAAAG GGACTTATTGTTAGCTCTCGATTGGAATCACTTCAGCACTTCAAAAAGCCTTGGGCCCATGAGCATGAACCTGTTAAGACTCTTCTAGATGCCGTCAAG GCAATCAAGCCAACCGTTTTGATTGGATCATCTGGAGCAGGGAAGACATTTACCAAGGAGGTGGTTGAAACCATGGCATCCCTGAATGag AAACCACTCATTCTTGCTCTCTCCAACCCAACTTCACAATCTGAGTGCACGGCTGAAGAAGCTTATACATGGAGCAAG GGTAAAGCAATCTTTGCTAGTGGAAGCCCATTTGATCCTGTTGAATATGAAGGAAAAGTTTTTGTTCCTGGACAG GCCAACAATGCTTACATATTTCCTGGTTTTGGCTTGGGTTTGATCATTTCTGGTGCAATCCGCGTGCGTGATGAGATGCTCTTGGCAGCCT CTGAAGCTTTGGCTGCACAAGTATCACAGGAGAACTATGATAAGGGGCTGATTTACCCTCCATTCTCAAACATCAGAAAGATATCAGCCCACATTGCTGCTAAAGTCGCAACTAAGGCATATGATCTAG GTCTGGCTTCTCATCTGCCTCGACCTAAGGATCTTGTCAAATATGCAGAAAGTTGCATGTACAGCCCAGGCTACCGTAGCTACCGTTGA
- the LOC100818219 gene encoding NADP-dependent malic enzyme isoform X1: MMWLNRHRHNINILLPPTKQGLVQKLLAVTMSSTSLKEMRNGGEDYSNGHGGGVRDLYGEDCATEDQLITPWTFSVASGCSLLRDPRYNKGLAFTEGERDAHYLRGLLPPAVFNQELQEKRLMHNLRQYEVPLHRYMAMMDLQERNERLFYKLLIDNVEELLPVVYTPTVGEACQKYGSIFRRPQGLYISLKEKGKILEVLKNWPEKSIQVIVVTDGERILGLGDLGCQGMGIPVGKLSLYTALGGVRPSSCLPITIDVGTNNEKLLNDEFYIGLKQKRAAGQEYAELLEEFMRAVKQNYGEKVLVQFEDFANHNAFDLLEKYSSSHLVFNDDIQGTASVVLAGLLASLKLVGGTLADHTFLFLGAGEAGTGIAELIALEISKQTKAPVEKTRKKIWLVDSKGLIVSSRLESLQHFKKPWAHEHEPVKTLLDAVKAIKPTVLIGSSGAGKTFTKEVVETMASLNEKPLILALSNPTSQSECTAEEAYTWSKGKAIFASGSPFDPVEYEGKVFVPGQANNAYIFPGFGLGLIISGAIRVRDEMLLAASEALAAQVSQENYDKGLIYPPFSNIRKISAHIAAKVATKAYDLGLASHLPRPKDLVKYAESCMYSPGYRSYR; the protein is encoded by the exons ATGATGTGGCTCAATAGGCACAGGCACAACATTAATATTCTGCTACCACCTACAAAA CAGGGACTAGTACAAAAGTTGTTGGCAGTGACCATGTCGAGCACTTCGTTGAAGGAGATGAGGAACGGTGGTGAGGATTATAGCAATGGTCATGGTGGTGGTGTAAGGGACTTGTATGGAGAGGATTGTGCCACAGAGGACCAGCTTATCACCCCATGGACTTTCTCTGTGGCCAG TGGATGCAGTTTGCTGAGAGATCCACGCTACAACAAAGGACTGGCCTTTACTGAGGGAGAGAGAGATGCCCATTACTTGCGTGGCCTTTTGCCTCCAGCTGTCTTCAATCAAGAACTTCAG GAAAAGAGGTTGATGCACAATCTTCGCCAGTATGAGGTTCCTCTACATAGGTACATGGCCATGATGGATCTTCAG GAGAGGAATGAAAGGCTGTTTTACAAGCTTCTGATCGATAATGTTGAGGAACTGCTTCCTGTTGTTTACACTCCAACTGTTGGAGAAGCATGCCAGAAATACGGAAGTATTTTTAGGCGTCCTCAGGGTCTATATATCAGTTTGAAGGAGAA AGGCAAGATCCTTGAAGTACTGAAAAACTGGCCAGAAAAGAGTATTCAAGTTATTGTTGTGACTGATGGTGAGCGTATATTAGGACTTGGAGATCTTGGTTGCCAG ggTATGGGAATTCCTGTTGGGAAACTTTCTCTCTATACGGCTTTAGGAGGTGTCCGCCCTTCATCT TGCTTGCCAATAACCATTGATGTTGGCACAAACAATGAGAAGTTGCTGAATGATGAGTTTTACATTGGACTTAAACAAAAGCGGGCAGCTGGGCAG GAATATGCGGAGCTTCTAGAGGAGTTCATGCGCGCAGTTAAGCAGAATTATGGGGAGAAAGTTCTCGTACAG TTTGAGGATTTTGCCAATCATAATGCATTTGATCTGCTGGAAAAATACAGCTCATCTCATCTTGTTTTCAACGATGATATACAG GGTACAGCATCTGTGGTATTAGCAGGATTGCTTGCATCCCTGAAATTAGTTGGGGGGACCTTAGCTGACCATACCTTCTTATTCCTGGGTGCTGGAGAG GCTGGAACTGGTATAGCTGAGCTGATAGCTCTTGAGATTTCAAAGCAG ACTAAAGCTCCAGTGGAAAAGACCCGCAAGAAGATATGGCTCGTGGACTCAAAG GGACTTATTGTTAGCTCTCGATTGGAATCACTTCAGCACTTCAAAAAGCCTTGGGCCCATGAGCATGAACCTGTTAAGACTCTTCTAGATGCCGTCAAG GCAATCAAGCCAACCGTTTTGATTGGATCATCTGGAGCAGGGAAGACATTTACCAAGGAGGTGGTTGAAACCATGGCATCCCTGAATGag AAACCACTCATTCTTGCTCTCTCCAACCCAACTTCACAATCTGAGTGCACGGCTGAAGAAGCTTATACATGGAGCAAG GGTAAAGCAATCTTTGCTAGTGGAAGCCCATTTGATCCTGTTGAATATGAAGGAAAAGTTTTTGTTCCTGGACAG GCCAACAATGCTTACATATTTCCTGGTTTTGGCTTGGGTTTGATCATTTCTGGTGCAATCCGCGTGCGTGATGAGATGCTCTTGGCAGCCT CTGAAGCTTTGGCTGCACAAGTATCACAGGAGAACTATGATAAGGGGCTGATTTACCCTCCATTCTCAAACATCAGAAAGATATCAGCCCACATTGCTGCTAAAGTCGCAACTAAGGCATATGATCTAG GTCTGGCTTCTCATCTGCCTCGACCTAAGGATCTTGTCAAATATGCAGAAAGTTGCATGTACAGCCCAGGCTACCGTAGCTACCGTTGA
- the LOC100818219 gene encoding NADP-dependent malic enzyme isoform X4, with translation MHNLRQYEVPLHRYMAMMDLQERNERLFYKLLIDNVEELLPVVYTPTVGEACQKYGSIFRRPQGLYISLKEKGKILEVLKNWPEKSIQVIVVTDGERILGLGDLGCQGMGIPVGKLSLYTALGGVRPSSCLPITIDVGTNNEKLLNDEFYIGLKQKRAAGQEYAELLEEFMRAVKQNYGEKVLVQFEDFANHNAFDLLEKYSSSHLVFNDDIQGTASVVLAGLLASLKLVGGTLADHTFLFLGAGEAGTGIAELIALEISKQTKAPVEKTRKKIWLVDSKGLIVSSRLESLQHFKKPWAHEHEPVKTLLDAVKAIKPTVLIGSSGAGKTFTKEVVETMASLNEKPLILALSNPTSQSECTAEEAYTWSKGKAIFASGSPFDPVEYEGKVFVPGQANNAYIFPGFGLGLIISGAIRVRDEMLLAASEALAAQVSQENYDKGLIYPPFSNIRKISAHIAAKVATKAYDLGLASHLPRPKDLVKYAESCMYSPGYRSYR, from the exons ATGCACAATCTTCGCCAGTATGAGGTTCCTCTACATAGGTACATGGCCATGATGGATCTTCAG GAGAGGAATGAAAGGCTGTTTTACAAGCTTCTGATCGATAATGTTGAGGAACTGCTTCCTGTTGTTTACACTCCAACTGTTGGAGAAGCATGCCAGAAATACGGAAGTATTTTTAGGCGTCCTCAGGGTCTATATATCAGTTTGAAGGAGAA AGGCAAGATCCTTGAAGTACTGAAAAACTGGCCAGAAAAGAGTATTCAAGTTATTGTTGTGACTGATGGTGAGCGTATATTAGGACTTGGAGATCTTGGTTGCCAG ggTATGGGAATTCCTGTTGGGAAACTTTCTCTCTATACGGCTTTAGGAGGTGTCCGCCCTTCATCT TGCTTGCCAATAACCATTGATGTTGGCACAAACAATGAGAAGTTGCTGAATGATGAGTTTTACATTGGACTTAAACAAAAGCGGGCAGCTGGGCAG GAATATGCGGAGCTTCTAGAGGAGTTCATGCGCGCAGTTAAGCAGAATTATGGGGAGAAAGTTCTCGTACAG TTTGAGGATTTTGCCAATCATAATGCATTTGATCTGCTGGAAAAATACAGCTCATCTCATCTTGTTTTCAACGATGATATACAG GGTACAGCATCTGTGGTATTAGCAGGATTGCTTGCATCCCTGAAATTAGTTGGGGGGACCTTAGCTGACCATACCTTCTTATTCCTGGGTGCTGGAGAG GCTGGAACTGGTATAGCTGAGCTGATAGCTCTTGAGATTTCAAAGCAG ACTAAAGCTCCAGTGGAAAAGACCCGCAAGAAGATATGGCTCGTGGACTCAAAG GGACTTATTGTTAGCTCTCGATTGGAATCACTTCAGCACTTCAAAAAGCCTTGGGCCCATGAGCATGAACCTGTTAAGACTCTTCTAGATGCCGTCAAG GCAATCAAGCCAACCGTTTTGATTGGATCATCTGGAGCAGGGAAGACATTTACCAAGGAGGTGGTTGAAACCATGGCATCCCTGAATGag AAACCACTCATTCTTGCTCTCTCCAACCCAACTTCACAATCTGAGTGCACGGCTGAAGAAGCTTATACATGGAGCAAG GGTAAAGCAATCTTTGCTAGTGGAAGCCCATTTGATCCTGTTGAATATGAAGGAAAAGTTTTTGTTCCTGGACAG GCCAACAATGCTTACATATTTCCTGGTTTTGGCTTGGGTTTGATCATTTCTGGTGCAATCCGCGTGCGTGATGAGATGCTCTTGGCAGCCT CTGAAGCTTTGGCTGCACAAGTATCACAGGAGAACTATGATAAGGGGCTGATTTACCCTCCATTCTCAAACATCAGAAAGATATCAGCCCACATTGCTGCTAAAGTCGCAACTAAGGCATATGATCTAG GTCTGGCTTCTCATCTGCCTCGACCTAAGGATCTTGTCAAATATGCAGAAAGTTGCATGTACAGCCCAGGCTACCGTAGCTACCGTTGA
- the LOC100818219 gene encoding NADP-dependent malic enzyme isoform X2: MMWLNRHRHNINILLPPTKGLVQKLLAVTMSSTSLKEMRNGGEDYSNGHGGGVRDLYGEDCATEDQLITPWTFSVASGCSLLRDPRYNKGLAFTEGERDAHYLRGLLPPAVFNQELQEKRLMHNLRQYEVPLHRYMAMMDLQERNERLFYKLLIDNVEELLPVVYTPTVGEACQKYGSIFRRPQGLYISLKEKGKILEVLKNWPEKSIQVIVVTDGERILGLGDLGCQGMGIPVGKLSLYTALGGVRPSSCLPITIDVGTNNEKLLNDEFYIGLKQKRAAGQEYAELLEEFMRAVKQNYGEKVLVQFEDFANHNAFDLLEKYSSSHLVFNDDIQGTASVVLAGLLASLKLVGGTLADHTFLFLGAGEAGTGIAELIALEISKQTKAPVEKTRKKIWLVDSKGLIVSSRLESLQHFKKPWAHEHEPVKTLLDAVKAIKPTVLIGSSGAGKTFTKEVVETMASLNEKPLILALSNPTSQSECTAEEAYTWSKGKAIFASGSPFDPVEYEGKVFVPGQANNAYIFPGFGLGLIISGAIRVRDEMLLAASEALAAQVSQENYDKGLIYPPFSNIRKISAHIAAKVATKAYDLGLASHLPRPKDLVKYAESCMYSPGYRSYR; encoded by the exons ATGATGTGGCTCAATAGGCACAGGCACAACATTAATATTCTGCTACCACCTACAAAA GGACTAGTACAAAAGTTGTTGGCAGTGACCATGTCGAGCACTTCGTTGAAGGAGATGAGGAACGGTGGTGAGGATTATAGCAATGGTCATGGTGGTGGTGTAAGGGACTTGTATGGAGAGGATTGTGCCACAGAGGACCAGCTTATCACCCCATGGACTTTCTCTGTGGCCAG TGGATGCAGTTTGCTGAGAGATCCACGCTACAACAAAGGACTGGCCTTTACTGAGGGAGAGAGAGATGCCCATTACTTGCGTGGCCTTTTGCCTCCAGCTGTCTTCAATCAAGAACTTCAG GAAAAGAGGTTGATGCACAATCTTCGCCAGTATGAGGTTCCTCTACATAGGTACATGGCCATGATGGATCTTCAG GAGAGGAATGAAAGGCTGTTTTACAAGCTTCTGATCGATAATGTTGAGGAACTGCTTCCTGTTGTTTACACTCCAACTGTTGGAGAAGCATGCCAGAAATACGGAAGTATTTTTAGGCGTCCTCAGGGTCTATATATCAGTTTGAAGGAGAA AGGCAAGATCCTTGAAGTACTGAAAAACTGGCCAGAAAAGAGTATTCAAGTTATTGTTGTGACTGATGGTGAGCGTATATTAGGACTTGGAGATCTTGGTTGCCAG ggTATGGGAATTCCTGTTGGGAAACTTTCTCTCTATACGGCTTTAGGAGGTGTCCGCCCTTCATCT TGCTTGCCAATAACCATTGATGTTGGCACAAACAATGAGAAGTTGCTGAATGATGAGTTTTACATTGGACTTAAACAAAAGCGGGCAGCTGGGCAG GAATATGCGGAGCTTCTAGAGGAGTTCATGCGCGCAGTTAAGCAGAATTATGGGGAGAAAGTTCTCGTACAG TTTGAGGATTTTGCCAATCATAATGCATTTGATCTGCTGGAAAAATACAGCTCATCTCATCTTGTTTTCAACGATGATATACAG GGTACAGCATCTGTGGTATTAGCAGGATTGCTTGCATCCCTGAAATTAGTTGGGGGGACCTTAGCTGACCATACCTTCTTATTCCTGGGTGCTGGAGAG GCTGGAACTGGTATAGCTGAGCTGATAGCTCTTGAGATTTCAAAGCAG ACTAAAGCTCCAGTGGAAAAGACCCGCAAGAAGATATGGCTCGTGGACTCAAAG GGACTTATTGTTAGCTCTCGATTGGAATCACTTCAGCACTTCAAAAAGCCTTGGGCCCATGAGCATGAACCTGTTAAGACTCTTCTAGATGCCGTCAAG GCAATCAAGCCAACCGTTTTGATTGGATCATCTGGAGCAGGGAAGACATTTACCAAGGAGGTGGTTGAAACCATGGCATCCCTGAATGag AAACCACTCATTCTTGCTCTCTCCAACCCAACTTCACAATCTGAGTGCACGGCTGAAGAAGCTTATACATGGAGCAAG GGTAAAGCAATCTTTGCTAGTGGAAGCCCATTTGATCCTGTTGAATATGAAGGAAAAGTTTTTGTTCCTGGACAG GCCAACAATGCTTACATATTTCCTGGTTTTGGCTTGGGTTTGATCATTTCTGGTGCAATCCGCGTGCGTGATGAGATGCTCTTGGCAGCCT CTGAAGCTTTGGCTGCACAAGTATCACAGGAGAACTATGATAAGGGGCTGATTTACCCTCCATTCTCAAACATCAGAAAGATATCAGCCCACATTGCTGCTAAAGTCGCAACTAAGGCATATGATCTAG GTCTGGCTTCTCATCTGCCTCGACCTAAGGATCTTGTCAAATATGCAGAAAGTTGCATGTACAGCCCAGGCTACCGTAGCTACCGTTGA